The Anaerolineales bacterium genome segment GGTCTCGCCCATCCCCTGCCCCAACGATTGATACCATCCACCGGCGACATCGGGCACGATCCCGCTGGCCTCCCACAGTTCAAGCTCCTTGGCATGAGTTCCCGAATCGTCGCCGCGCGAGGCGAACAACGCCGTGGCCGCGGCGATGCGCTGCAGCGCCTCCGCCGCCGAAAGAGCCTGGCGAATCCCCGCCGGATCCTGCGGCGGACCGACCACCACGAAATCGTTGTACATCACCGCGTGGCGCGCCGTGCCATCTCCGGACGAGACGAAAGCGGCTTCCATGGAGGGCGCATGAACCAGGACCACATCGACATCCCCCTGGGCGGCCAAGGCTAGCGCCTGCCCGGTGCCGACCGCGACCACATCCACCCGTAGGTCGGTGTCGCGCTCGAACTTCGGCAGGAGGGTTTGCAGCAGCCCCGAATCTTCTGTGCTGGTGGTTGACGCCAGCCGCAGCACTTCCGGCTGGCGGGGAACGCAAGCCACAAGGGCGGCAAGCACAAGAACCCAGCCCAGCCCACGCTGATAGCCGTACGGCATGTCGTTGCTCCATGGCCGGATGCGGTACCGAC includes the following:
- a CDS encoding substrate-binding domain-containing protein; this translates as MPYGYQRGLGWVLVLAALVACVPRQPEVLRLASTTSTEDSGLLQTLLPKFERDTDLRVDVVAVGTGQALALAAQGDVDVVLVHAPSMEAAFVSSGDGTARHAVMYNDFVVVGPPQDPAGIRQALSAAEALQRIAAATALFASRGDDSGTHAKELELWEASGIVPDVAGGWYQSLGQGMGETLVFAEEQGAYALTDRGTYLAQQAASPDLKILFGGRSIEDNPDPALRNPYGVISVSPLKHPGVNAEAAERFVAWLTSVETQAAIAAFGVDLYGQPLFFPDSEAWHAAHP